One genomic window of Cellulophaga sp. Hel_I_12 includes the following:
- the secA gene encoding preprotein translocase subunit SecA — protein MSILNSVLKIFVGDKAKKDVKALQPIIDQIHSFEKELEQLSLDEIRNKTLAFKEQISQDCKEINDKIAALQAEVKASKDIDKNEDIYAEIDKLKEESYKISEKTLETILPEAFAVVKETAKRFKNNENLIVTATEYDRELSGTKDYVTLDGDKAIWKNSWNAAGKEVTWDMVHYDVQLIGGIALHQGKIAEMQTGEGKTLVATLPLYLNALTGNGTHLVTVNDYLAKRDSAWMAPIFQFHGMTIECIDNHQPNSEGRRSAYNADITYGTNNEFGFDYLRDNMAHTPSDLVQRPHNFAIVDEVDSVLVDDARTPLIISGPVPKGDIHEFDQLKPKVNDLVLLQKQYLTGVLAEAKKLIAAGDTKEGGFQLLRVYRGLPKNKALIKFLSEEGVKQLLQKTENFYMQDNNREMPKVDEELWFVIDEKNNQIELTEKGVEHISGEDDKEFFVMPDIGGEIAKIEKQNLDIEKEAELKEVLFQDFGVKSERIHTLNQLLKAYTLFEKDVEYVVMENKVMIVDEQTGRIMDGRRYSDGLHQAIEAKENVKIEAVTQTFATVTLQNYFRMYSKLAGMTGTAITEAGEFWEIYKLDVMEIPTNRPIAREDRNDLIYKTKREKYNAIIEEVTKLSNAGRPVLIGTTSVEISELLSRMLTLRKVPHNVLNAKLHKKEADIVEEAGKSGIVTIATNMAGRGTDIKLSEQVKKAGGLAIVGTERHDSRRVDRQLRGRSGRQGDTGSSQFYVSLEDNLMRLFGSDRVAKMMDKMGLEEGEVIQHSMMTKSIERAQKKVEENNFGVRKRLLEYDDVMNAQREVIYKRRRHALHGERLKVDIANMIYDTCEVIAETNKNASDYKNFEFELIKYFAITAPISEEEFTKKTIQEIATLLYKKAYEHYLEKMDRSATSAYRVIKNVYEEEANKFERIVVPFSDGIKTFNIVTDLKEAYESDGKQLINDFEKNITLAIVDDAWKVHLRKMDELKQSVQLAVHEQKDPLLIYKFEAFELFQKMIEKVNKEVVSFLYKGDIPNGNNTNIQEARNVNRPKEKLNLNKEEVLNSDELAAQNRSVGQNQGNRPQVTETITREAPKIGRNDRVTIKNVLSGESKTLKYKQAEPLVSKGEWVITEH, from the coding sequence ATGAGTATTTTAAATTCAGTTTTAAAAATTTTCGTAGGAGACAAGGCAAAAAAAGATGTCAAAGCACTACAACCTATAATCGATCAAATTCATTCCTTTGAAAAAGAGCTTGAGCAATTAAGCCTTGATGAAATCAGAAATAAAACCTTGGCATTTAAAGAGCAAATAAGCCAAGACTGTAAAGAAATTAACGATAAAATTGCCGCACTTCAAGCCGAGGTAAAAGCTTCAAAAGATATTGATAAAAATGAAGATATTTATGCGGAAATCGACAAACTAAAAGAAGAGTCTTATAAGATATCAGAAAAAACATTAGAGACGATTCTTCCTGAGGCATTTGCTGTTGTTAAAGAAACTGCAAAGCGCTTTAAAAATAACGAAAACTTAATTGTAACAGCCACAGAATACGACAGGGAACTCTCAGGAACCAAAGATTATGTAACTCTCGATGGGGATAAAGCTATTTGGAAAAATTCTTGGAACGCTGCAGGAAAAGAAGTCACTTGGGATATGGTACATTACGATGTACAATTAATTGGCGGTATTGCATTACACCAAGGTAAAATAGCCGAAATGCAAACCGGAGAAGGTAAAACTTTAGTAGCAACCCTTCCACTCTATTTAAATGCATTAACAGGAAACGGAACACACTTAGTAACCGTAAACGATTATTTAGCAAAACGTGATAGTGCTTGGATGGCTCCTATATTTCAATTTCATGGGATGACTATTGAGTGTATCGATAACCACCAACCAAATTCTGAAGGAAGACGCAGTGCTTATAATGCAGATATTACCTATGGTACCAATAATGAATTTGGTTTTGACTACCTGAGAGATAATATGGCACACACACCAAGCGACTTGGTGCAACGCCCCCACAACTTTGCGATTGTCGATGAAGTAGATTCTGTTTTAGTGGATGACGCGCGTACGCCATTAATTATTTCTGGTCCAGTCCCAAAAGGCGATATTCATGAATTTGATCAGTTAAAACCAAAGGTCAATGACTTAGTACTGCTGCAGAAGCAATATTTAACCGGTGTTTTAGCTGAGGCTAAAAAATTAATTGCCGCTGGTGATACCAAAGAAGGTGGTTTTCAATTATTGCGTGTATATCGAGGCTTACCAAAAAACAAAGCATTGATCAAATTTTTGAGTGAAGAGGGTGTTAAACAACTGCTTCAAAAAACTGAAAATTTTTATATGCAAGACAACAACCGTGAAATGCCCAAGGTTGATGAGGAATTATGGTTTGTTATCGATGAAAAAAATAACCAGATAGAACTTACTGAAAAAGGAGTTGAGCATATTTCTGGAGAAGACGATAAAGAATTTTTTGTGATGCCAGATATTGGTGGTGAAATAGCAAAAATCGAAAAGCAAAACCTTGATATTGAAAAGGAAGCAGAATTAAAAGAAGTTCTGTTTCAAGACTTTGGGGTAAAAAGCGAACGCATCCACACTTTAAATCAATTATTAAAAGCATATACCTTATTTGAAAAAGATGTGGAGTATGTAGTAATGGAAAATAAAGTAATGATTGTCGACGAGCAAACAGGTCGTATCATGGATGGTCGCCGTTATTCTGACGGATTGCATCAAGCTATTGAGGCGAAAGAAAATGTAAAAATTGAAGCCGTTACTCAAACTTTTGCAACTGTAACTTTACAAAATTACTTCAGAATGTACAGCAAGTTAGCTGGTATGACTGGTACGGCAATTACAGAAGCAGGAGAATTTTGGGAAATCTACAAACTAGATGTTATGGAGATTCCTACGAACAGACCTATTGCACGCGAAGATCGTAACGACTTAATTTACAAAACAAAAAGAGAAAAATACAACGCGATTATAGAGGAGGTCACCAAACTTTCTAATGCAGGCAGACCAGTACTTATTGGAACCACATCTGTAGAAATTTCAGAACTTTTATCGCGCATGTTAACGCTTCGTAAAGTACCACATAATGTACTGAACGCAAAATTACACAAGAAAGAAGCTGATATTGTAGAAGAAGCTGGTAAATCAGGAATTGTTACTATTGCTACAAACATGGCTGGTAGAGGTACCGATATTAAACTATCTGAACAAGTAAAGAAAGCCGGTGGTTTAGCCATTGTTGGAACAGAGCGTCATGATTCTCGAAGAGTTGACCGCCAGTTAAGAGGTAGATCCGGACGTCAAGGAGATACCGGAAGCTCCCAATTTTATGTTTCTTTAGAAGATAACTTGATGCGTTTATTTGGCTCAGATAGGGTCGCTAAAATGATGGATAAAATGGGCTTAGAAGAGGGTGAGGTTATTCAACATTCGATGATGACCAAATCTATTGAACGCGCTCAGAAAAAAGTAGAAGAAAATAACTTTGGTGTTCGTAAGCGTTTATTGGAGTATGATGATGTGATGAATGCTCAACGTGAGGTGATATACAAAAGAAGACGACACGCACTGCATGGAGAACGTTTAAAAGTAGATATCGCCAATATGATTTATGATACTTGCGAAGTTATCGCCGAAACCAATAAAAACGCAAGCGATTATAAAAATTTTGAGTTTGAGCTTATAAAGTATTTTGCAATTACTGCCCCTATCTCAGAAGAAGAATTTACAAAAAAAACCATCCAAGAGATAGCTACCTTACTTTATAAAAAGGCCTATGAGCACTACTTGGAAAAAATGGATAGGAGCGCTACTAGTGCCTACCGGGTTATTAAAAATGTATATGAAGAAGAAGCTAATAAATTTGAACGTATTGTAGTTCCTTTTTCTGATGGGATTAAAACCTTTAACATTGTTACAGATTTAAAGGAAGCTTATGAAAGTGACGGAAAACAGTTAATTAATGATTTTGAAAAAAATATTACATTAGCTATCGTTGATGATGCTTGGAAGGTTCATTTAAGAAAAATGGATGAATTAAAGCAGTCGGTACAATTAGCGGTTCACGAACAAAAAGATCCTCTTTTAATTTATAAGTTCGAAGCCTTTGAACTTTTTCAAAAAATGATTGAAAAAGTGAATAAAGAGGTGGTATCGTTCCTATACAAAGGAGACATTCCGAACGGAAACAATACCAATATTCAGGAGGCAAGAAATGTGAACCGTCCAAAAGAAAAATTGAACTTAAATAAAGAAGAGGTTTTAAATAGTGATGAGTTAGCTGCTCAGAACCGTTCTGTAGGCCAAAACCAAGGGAATAGACCGCAAGTTACTGAAACCATAACGCGAGAAGCTCCAAAAATTGGACGTAATGACAGAGTAACCATCAAAAATGTACTCTCTGGTGAAAGCAAAACCTTAAAATACAAACAAGCAGAGCCATTAGTTTCTAAGGGAGAATGGGTTATTACGGAACATTAA
- a CDS encoding DUF2795 domain-containing protein, with protein MYWTLELASYLSDAPWPATKDELIDYAIRTGAPLEVVENLQSMEEEGGEIYESIEEIWPDYPTEEDYLWNEDEY; from the coding sequence ATGTATTGGACTTTAGAATTAGCATCGTATTTAAGTGATGCACCCTGGCCAGCTACCAAAGACGAATTAATAGATTACGCTATTAGAACCGGTGCTCCATTGGAGGTTGTAGAAAATTTACAATCCATGGAAGAAGAAGGTGGTGAAATTTACGAATCTATTGAAGAAATTTGGCCAGATTACCCAACGGAAGAAGATTACCTCTGGAATGAGGACGAATATTAA
- a CDS encoding cob(I)yrinic acid a,c-diamide adenosyltransferase — protein MKIYTKTGDKGTTALFGGTRVAKHHIRIESYGTIDELNSWIGLIRDQKIEQHAKDILIQVQDKLFVIGAVLATDPEKAILKNGQERLNINRISDANIALLETEMDAMEEQLTPMTHFLLPGGHTTVSYCHIARTVCRRAERLASHLNELEPFEANVLSYINRLSDYLFVLSRKLAVELQADEIKWIPEKK, from the coding sequence ATGAAAATATATACAAAAACGGGTGATAAAGGAACAACTGCCCTATTCGGCGGCACGAGAGTAGCAAAACACCATATAAGAATAGAAAGTTACGGTACCATTGACGAACTTAACTCTTGGATTGGGTTAATTCGTGATCAAAAAATAGAGCAACACGCCAAGGACATCTTGATACAAGTTCAAGATAAGCTCTTTGTTATAGGTGCTGTTTTAGCCACAGATCCTGAGAAAGCTATTTTAAAAAATGGCCAAGAACGTTTAAATATCAATAGAATTAGCGATGCGAATATTGCACTTTTAGAAACAGAAATGGATGCTATGGAAGAACAACTAACGCCAATGACTCATTTTTTATTACCTGGTGGCCACACCACAGTGTCATACTGTCATATTGCTAGAACAGTATGTCGTCGTGCTGAACGTTTAGCATCGCATTTAAATGAATTAGAACCCTTTGAAGCTAATGTATTGTCTTATATTAATCGACTTTCTGATTATTTATTTGTGTTATCTCGAAAATTAGCGGTAGAACTTCAGGCAGATGAAATAAAATGGATTCCAGAAAAAAAATAA
- a CDS encoding ABC-F family ATP-binding cassette domain-containing protein, with protein MNLLSVENIAKAYGENVLFSDLSFGINKDQKIALIAKNGTGKTSILNILSGLDSPDSGQVNFRKGIRVSFLDQEPDLDENLSIEETIFASDNEVLQVIRAYEKALENPDDADAYQTAFEGMERFQAWDFETQYKQILSKLNLNDIHLKVNILSGGQKKRLALANALINKPDLLVLDEPTNHLDLEMIEWLEQYFAKENMTLFMVTHDRYFLERVCNEIMELEDGVLYSYKGNYSYYLEKKENRIEQEATEQHKSKLLFKKELDWMRRQPKARTTKSKSRIDDFYEIKERASKRRNDNEVELEINMERMGSKILELHKISKSYPGKPILDKFEYNFLRGERLGIIGKNGTGKSTFLNIISGRDEPDSGKVIVGETIKFGYYTQKGINIKEGQKVIDVIREFGDYIPLMKGRQISAQQLLERFLFDRKKQYDFVDKLSGGERKRLYLCTILIQNPNFLILDEPTNDLDIVTLNVLESFLMDFPGCLLVVSHDRYFMDKIVDHLFVFRGDAVVEDFPGNYSDYRSYEDSIVIENRNTKKEVATPVAVHAQDKNSRKTEEKKKLSFNDQKEFNNLEKEIKKLEAQKEETQHKFTDASLSGEQIDKLAVELKELEDQIEAKTERWFEISALLE; from the coding sequence ATGAACCTACTATCCGTAGAAAATATAGCCAAAGCCTATGGTGAAAACGTGTTGTTTTCAGACTTATCTTTTGGTATTAACAAGGACCAAAAAATAGCTTTAATTGCTAAAAACGGTACAGGAAAAACATCAATCTTAAATATTTTGTCGGGTTTAGATAGCCCAGATTCAGGCCAAGTAAATTTTAGAAAAGGCATTCGAGTTTCTTTTTTAGATCAAGAACCTGATTTAGACGAAAACTTATCAATTGAAGAAACTATTTTTGCTTCCGATAACGAAGTTTTGCAAGTCATTAGAGCCTATGAAAAAGCCTTGGAAAATCCAGATGATGCCGATGCCTACCAGACTGCTTTCGAAGGTATGGAACGTTTCCAAGCTTGGGATTTTGAAACACAATACAAACAAATTCTTTCTAAATTAAATTTGAACGACATTCACTTAAAAGTGAATATTTTATCAGGTGGACAAAAAAAGCGTTTAGCCCTCGCTAATGCATTGATCAATAAACCAGACTTATTGGTATTAGACGAACCTACCAACCATTTAGATTTAGAAATGATCGAATGGTTAGAGCAGTATTTTGCCAAAGAAAATATGACCCTTTTTATGGTGACACACGATCGGTATTTTTTAGAACGTGTATGTAATGAAATCATGGAACTTGAAGATGGCGTTTTATACAGTTACAAAGGAAATTATTCGTACTATCTTGAAAAAAAAGAAAACAGAATTGAGCAAGAAGCTACGGAACAACACAAATCTAAACTGTTGTTTAAAAAAGAACTCGATTGGATGCGTCGTCAGCCAAAAGCACGTACTACAAAATCTAAATCAAGAATAGATGATTTCTACGAAATAAAAGAACGCGCTAGTAAAAGAAGAAATGATAATGAAGTTGAATTAGAAATTAATATGGAGCGCATGGGAAGTAAAATTCTTGAGCTTCATAAAATCTCAAAATCATATCCTGGAAAGCCTATTCTAGATAAATTCGAGTACAACTTTTTAAGAGGTGAGCGCCTAGGGATTATTGGTAAAAATGGTACAGGAAAATCTACCTTCTTAAATATTATAAGTGGTCGAGATGAACCGGATAGCGGAAAAGTCATTGTTGGGGAAACCATTAAATTTGGATACTACACTCAAAAAGGCATCAATATTAAAGAAGGCCAAAAAGTTATTGATGTAATCCGTGAATTTGGCGACTATATTCCCTTAATGAAAGGACGACAAATATCAGCACAACAGCTTTTAGAACGCTTTTTGTTTGATCGTAAAAAGCAATACGATTTTGTGGATAAATTAAGTGGTGGTGAACGTAAGCGTCTGTATTTATGTACCATTTTAATTCAGAATCCTAACTTTTTAATTCTCGATGAGCCTACCAACGATTTAGATATTGTTACCCTAAACGTTTTAGAGAGTTTTTTAATGGATTTTCCGGGCTGCTTACTGGTAGTATCACACGACCGGTATTTTATGGATAAAATTGTAGATCACCTTTTTGTGTTTAGAGGAGATGCTGTGGTTGAGGATTTTCCTGGTAATTACTCAGACTATAGAAGTTATGAAGATAGTATTGTCATCGAAAATAGAAATACAAAAAAAGAAGTAGCAACACCAGTTGCTGTACATGCACAGGATAAAAATTCAAGAAAGACAGAAGAAAAGAAAAAACTTTCTTTTAACGACCAAAAAGAATTTAACAACCTGGAAAAAGAAATAAAAAAGCTTGAAGCTCAAAAAGAAGAAACCCAGCATAAGTTTACAGACGCTTCACTTTCGGGAGAGCAAATAGATAAGCTTGCTGTCGAACTCAAAGAGCTTGAAGATCAAATTGAAGCTAAAACAGAACGTTGGTTTGAAATATCGGCGCTATTAGAATAA
- a CDS encoding DUF4105 domain-containing protein: MRLKKILLIGAILISIGGFSQPELSSSSTISILTVGTADELYAKFGHSAIRVQDPVLGIDVVYNYGHFDFTTPNFYMKFTRGKLLYSLARERFSNFLYNYELENRWVREQELNLTTPQKNKVLQFLENNYLPENRFYKYDFLFDNCSTRIPDALVTVLKDELSFDYSHIQNRYTFRELLHQNLDVNSWSNFGIDLALGSVIDREASPYEQLFLPIYVYKQLSFDSLNGENFVIKDSLLLDEKPTTSRANFLGSPLFWLSIAAIFILFITYQDYKNKTRTRWLDFGLFLTTGLAGMLIVFLWFGTDHKATASNYNFLWTFPLNFFIAFLLVKKATIPKWITTYVMVLLVFLLLSLILWGFKIQVFSPLVLLIIVPLAVRYLFLIYSHRSSRVH; encoded by the coding sequence ATGCGATTAAAAAAAATATTGTTAATAGGTGCTATTTTGATTTCAATAGGTGGTTTTTCACAGCCAGAATTGTCTTCGTCTTCAACCATTAGCATCCTTACTGTTGGTACAGCAGATGAATTGTATGCAAAATTTGGACATAGTGCTATCCGAGTGCAGGATCCTGTTTTAGGTATTGATGTGGTCTACAATTATGGCCATTTTGACTTTACCACACCCAATTTTTACATGAAATTTACCCGCGGAAAATTACTGTATAGCCTGGCAAGAGAGCGTTTCTCTAATTTTTTATACAATTATGAACTGGAAAATAGGTGGGTTCGCGAGCAAGAATTAAATCTTACTACCCCTCAAAAAAATAAAGTATTACAATTCTTAGAAAATAATTACCTCCCTGAAAATAGGTTTTACAAATACGATTTTTTGTTTGACAATTGTTCCACTAGGATTCCTGATGCCCTCGTAACGGTTTTAAAAGATGAATTAAGCTTTGATTATTCACATATACAAAACCGCTATACCTTTAGGGAATTACTGCACCAGAATTTAGACGTAAATTCATGGTCAAATTTCGGCATAGACCTTGCTCTCGGCTCCGTAATAGATCGCGAAGCGAGCCCTTATGAACAGCTATTTTTACCCATTTATGTGTACAAACAACTCTCTTTTGACAGCCTAAACGGTGAAAATTTTGTCATCAAAGACTCTTTATTATTAGATGAAAAACCAACAACATCTAGGGCAAATTTTTTAGGATCTCCTTTATTTTGGCTCAGCATAGCAGCCATTTTTATCTTGTTCATCACGTATCAAGATTATAAAAATAAGACAAGAACTCGTTGGTTAGACTTTGGGTTGTTTTTGACCACTGGATTAGCGGGTATGTTAATTGTATTTCTTTGGTTTGGTACAGACCACAAAGCTACCGCCAGTAATTATAATTTCTTATGGACTTTTCCTCTCAATTTCTTTATCGCTTTTTTGTTGGTTAAAAAAGCGACAATACCAAAATGGATCACTACCTATGTAATGGTGCTTCTAGTGTTCTTATTGCTAAGCCTTATACTTTGGGGTTTTAAAATTCAAGTTTTCTCACCTTTAGTACTGCTCATTATAGTGCCTTTGGCAGTAAGGTATCTATTTTTAATTTATAGTCATAGGTCAAGTAGAGTTCACTAA
- a CDS encoding phosphatidylcholine/phosphatidylserine synthase, with the protein MKKHIPNLITLLNLFCGCIAILFAVHNRFEMVALFVFLGIIFDFFDGLAARLLDVKSELGLQLDSLADMVTSGVVPGLVMFKLLEMSLSNGWETSGILSDSLEISNLWPLLGFVITLASGYRLAKFNVDENQTDSFIGLPTPANALLIISLPLILFYHNNDILNTMILNPWFLIGLTFLSAFLLNANMPLFALKFKHWSFVGNEIRYLFLIISAILLATLHYLAVPAIIVFYILLSVGHNIQHKKIS; encoded by the coding sequence ATGAAGAAGCACATTCCTAACTTGATTACTTTATTAAATTTATTCTGCGGTTGTATAGCCATACTTTTTGCTGTTCATAACAGATTTGAAATGGTAGCACTTTTTGTTTTTTTAGGGATTATTTTTGACTTTTTTGATGGCCTAGCTGCACGTTTATTAGATGTAAAAAGCGAATTAGGCTTACAATTAGATTCTCTTGCCGATATGGTTACTAGCGGAGTGGTGCCAGGTTTGGTTATGTTTAAATTATTAGAAATGTCACTTTCAAATGGTTGGGAAACGAGTGGCATTTTATCGGATAGTTTAGAAATATCTAATTTATGGCCGCTTTTAGGTTTTGTCATTACCTTAGCCTCTGGCTATCGCTTAGCGAAATTTAATGTGGATGAAAACCAGACAGATTCTTTTATTGGTTTACCAACACCCGCAAATGCACTGCTTATTATCTCCTTACCCTTAATATTGTTTTACCACAACAACGATATTTTAAATACTATGATCTTAAATCCATGGTTTTTAATAGGACTTACGTTTTTAAGTGCGTTTTTATTAAATGCCAATATGCCACTTTTTGCCTTAAAATTTAAACATTGGAGTTTTGTTGGGAATGAAATACGCTATCTATTTTTAATTATCAGTGCTATACTTTTAGCGACCTTACACTACTTGGCAGTACCGGCCATCATTGTGTTTTATATTTTGTTGTCTGTTGGTCATAATATTCAGCATAAGAAAATATCCTAA
- a CDS encoding pyridoxamine 5'-phosphate oxidase family protein encodes MIKSIKQEECELLLQQNYIGHLAYVYQNRPFVIPITYFYNDAKIICYSNDGHKIKALRTNSAVALEVSEIASVNKWQSVVAHGTYEELDGITAKAMLHEFSLGVKEVILKKELKDLDFIREFSVKIENGLIPVVFVIHVEEMTGKIRRE; translated from the coding sequence ATGATAAAATCTATAAAACAAGAAGAATGTGAACTGTTATTGCAGCAAAATTATATTGGGCATTTGGCATACGTTTATCAAAATAGACCATTTGTAATTCCGATCACTTATTTTTATAATGATGCTAAAATTATTTGTTATTCTAACGACGGTCACAAAATTAAGGCATTGCGAACAAATAGTGCGGTTGCCTTAGAGGTTTCTGAAATAGCATCGGTAAATAAGTGGCAATCTGTTGTAGCACATGGCACCTATGAAGAACTTGATGGAATTACGGCAAAGGCCATGTTGCATGAGTTTTCACTGGGGGTTAAGGAGGTGATTTTGAAAAAAGAATTAAAAGATCTTGATTTTATTAGAGAGTTTTCTGTAAAAATTGAAAACGGTCTTATTCCGGTTGTATTTGTCATTCATGTTGAAGAAATGACCGGTAAAATACGCCGTGAATAA
- the lptB gene encoding LPS export ABC transporter ATP-binding protein gives MKLRAENIMKSYRGRQVVKGISLEVNQGEIVGLLGPNGAGKTTSFYMIVGLIKPNGGNIYLDDMDITKFPMYKRAQNGIGYLAQEASVFRKLSIEDNILSVLQLTKLSKKEQEMKMESLIEEFSLGHIRKNRGDLLSGGERRRTEIARALATDPKFILLDEPFAGVDPVAVEDIQRIVAQLKDKNIGILITDHNVQETLAITERSYLMFEGGILKSGIPEDLAADEMVRKVYLGQNFELRKKKLF, from the coding sequence ATGAAGTTACGTGCAGAAAATATAATGAAGTCGTACCGAGGTCGGCAGGTGGTTAAAGGTATTTCTTTAGAAGTAAACCAAGGTGAAATTGTAGGCCTTCTGGGGCCCAATGGTGCAGGTAAAACAACATCGTTTTATATGATTGTTGGTTTAATAAAACCAAATGGAGGAAATATCTATTTGGATGATATGGATATAACCAAATTCCCTATGTACAAAAGAGCACAAAACGGCATTGGATATTTGGCACAAGAAGCTTCGGTTTTTAGAAAATTAAGCATTGAAGATAATATTTTAAGCGTTTTACAACTCACGAAGCTCAGTAAAAAAGAGCAAGAAATGAAAATGGAATCGCTTATTGAAGAGTTTAGCCTAGGTCATATTCGCAAAAACCGTGGCGACTTACTTTCAGGTGGTGAGCGCCGAAGAACAGAAATTGCACGAGCTTTAGCCACAGATCCTAAATTTATATTGCTAGACGAACCCTTTGCAGGGGTTGATCCTGTGGCCGTAGAAGATATTCAACGTATTGTAGCGCAATTAAAGGATAAAAATATTGGTATTTTAATTACCGATCACAACGTTCAAGAAACTCTAGCCATAACAGAACGCTCTTATCTCATGTTCGAAGGCGGTATTCTTAAATCTGGAATTCCTGAAGACTTAGCTGCGGATGAAATGGTGCGTAAAGTTTATTTAGGTCAGAATTTTGAATTGCGAAAAAAGAAATTATTTTAG
- the tatC gene encoding twin-arginine translocase subunit TatC: MAKKKTTEEMSFLDHLEELRWHLIRSTLAILIIGSAAFAFSKIIFDKIIFAPTRMDFPTYKFFCSIATYFGFDSDFCAESLPFTIQSRTMAGQFSADIWTSVWAGFIIAFPYVLYEIWKFISPGLYEKERKNSRGFIIIASFLFFLGVLFGYYVVAPLSINFLGTYSISDVVTNEFDIGSYISTLRASVIACGIIFELPIIIYFLTKIGLVTPAILKKYRKIALVVVLILSAIITPPDVASQIVVAIPIIFLYQISIYISGYVLRKEAKREAKLKKKAASK, translated from the coding sequence ATGGCAAAGAAAAAAACAACGGAAGAGATGTCTTTCTTAGATCATTTAGAGGAGTTACGTTGGCACTTAATACGATCAACACTTGCGATTTTAATTATTGGTTCGGCTGCTTTTGCCTTTAGCAAAATTATTTTTGATAAGATTATTTTTGCCCCCACACGAATGGATTTTCCTACCTATAAATTCTTTTGTAGTATCGCGACATATTTTGGGTTTGATTCTGATTTCTGTGCAGAATCTTTACCTTTTACCATACAAAGTAGAACAATGGCTGGGCAATTTTCTGCCGATATTTGGACTTCTGTTTGGGCTGGATTTATTATCGCTTTTCCATATGTACTCTATGAGATTTGGAAGTTTATCAGTCCTGGTTTATATGAAAAAGAACGTAAAAACTCAAGAGGCTTTATCATTATCGCCTCATTTCTATTCTTTTTAGGAGTATTATTTGGCTATTATGTGGTAGCGCCATTATCGATTAACTTCTTAGGGACTTATTCTATTAGCGATGTGGTGACCAATGAGTTTGATATTGGTTCCTATATATCCACATTAAGAGCATCCGTTATTGCCTGTGGAATTATTTTTGAGCTGCCGATTATCATTTACTTTTTAACTAAGATTGGTTTGGTAACGCCGGCTATTCTTAAGAAGTATCGCAAAATTGCCTTGGTAGTCGTTTTAATATTATCTGCTATCATTACGCCTCCAGATGTTGCAAGTCAAATTGTTGTAGCCATTCCTATTATATTTTTATACCAGATCAGTATTTATATTTCTGGTTACGTATTGCGAAAAGAAGCAAAAAGAGAAGCTAAATTAAAAAAGAAAGCTGCGTCAAAATAG